A stretch of Podospora bellae-mahoneyi strain CBS 112042 chromosome 5, whole genome shotgun sequence DNA encodes these proteins:
- a CDS encoding hypothetical protein (COG:C; COG:H; EggNog:ENOG503NZG1) — translation MFYLQTVPYWREWYRLLSPDPSPEFDFKIRMSLPRPPLGDRTVFISAVGHLAFDDLGGDLAGDNVPFVLDGASTCCIISGKYARFRGMDMEELPPGEAYTLVFIDGSTAECSMVVRGVEWTPWDNPGAGYIIRGRTCFVDFLVVEECPAMVILGSTYLDAFGILEGPEKVPDLESFQITSLGFAPSLEQYPEVSWLSKGTRPGVKVGDTWLEVELQVGAAMVERGAKRGLASKAASEKQAVQDIGSSGLLIAQVLKKAGIPATVFEQDTSPTSRHRDWNFGIYWAQSRLEECLPPNLHDLVKSTQTDPNYEPSVDEKLSIFNGHTGEMMNSLPAPYSMRIRRRPWLELLKTGIDVRYGKRLSSVSVTDISMTIAFEDGTSETGTLLIGAEGAHSPTREFLFRSSPHEAALLSCPIVSTATLTTFPKEIAGELAKLHPKHIITFDPAGMFVWIGVHNRTPTDCTYMILVSWESQEETGLREAGSDAIMADLKCRAEKLAFPFKDAIQSVPNGTRAWHTRLSYWPTKPWDNHNGKVTLAGDAAHPMTFHRGQGLGNAIADAAEFQTCLSSSSNNLVEAVAKYEKEMWARGFEAVKVNLENSIALHDWKKVLLSPFYKAGIKRDAEVGVSEEGKVDEKGQAKGGEGGLFDE, via the exons ATGTTTTACTTGCAGACGGTCCCCTATTGGCGTGAATGGTATAGGCTTCTATCCCCAGACCCCTCGCCGGAGTTTGACTTCAAGATTCGAATGTCTCTGCCCAGGCCCCCGCTCGGGGATAGGACCGTGTTTATCAGTGCGGTTGGGCATCTGGCGTTTGATGATTTGGGTGGGGATCTTGCCGGTGATAACGTCCCGTTTGTGTTGGATGGTGCGAGTACTTGTTGTATCATCTCTGGGAAATACGCCAGGTTCAGGGGGATGGACATGGAGGAGCTCCCTCCGGGCGAGGCTTACACCTTGGTTTTTATTGATGGGTCCACCGCGGAATGCTCGATGGTTGTCAGGGGAGTGGAGTGGACGCCTTGGGACAATCCAGGGGCTGGATACATTATCAGAGGCCGGACTTGTTTTGTGGActttcttgttgttgaggaatgCCCGGCTATGGTTATTCTTGGGAGTACCTATCTTGACGCGTTTGGGATATTGGAGGGGCCGGAGAAGGTTCCTGATCTCGAAAGCTTCCAGATTACTTCTCTGGGCTTCGCACCGTCACTGGAACAGTACCCTGAAGTTTCGTGGCTGTCGAAAGGAACGCGACCTGGCGTGAAGGTGGGGGATACGTGGTTGGAAGTTGAGCTGCAGGTAGGGGCGGCAATGGTCGAAAGGGGCGCAAAAAGGGGTCTTGCCAGCAAGGCGGCCAGTGAAAAACAGGCCGTTCAAGACATTG GATCATCGGGCTTGCTCATTGCCCAGGTTCTCAAGAAG GCCGGCATCCCAGCCACAGTCTTCGAGCAAGACACCTCGCCCACGTCCCGCCACCGCGACTGGAACTTTGGCATCTACTGGGCCCAGTCCCGGCTCGAAGAATGTCTCCCTCCAAACCTACACGACCTCGTCAAGTCAACACAGACAGACCCGAACTATGAGCCCTCGGTGGATGAGAAGCTCAGCATCTTCAACGGCCACACTGGCGAGATGATGAACAGCCTCCCCGCACCATACAGCATGCGGATCCGGCGCAGGCCTTGGTTGGAGCTTCTCAAGACTGGAATTGATGTGCGCTATGGCAAAAGGCTTTCCAGCGTGTCTGTCACGGATATAAGTATGACGATAGCCTTTGAAGATGGGACATCTGAAACTGGCACTTTGCTCATCGGTGCGGAGGGAGCTCACAGTCCCACTCGAGAGTTTCTCTTCCGGAGTTCGCCCCACGAGGCAGCGTTGCTTAGCTGTCCTATTGTCTCGACGGCTACTTTGACGACGTTTCCTAAGGAGATTGCAGGAGAGCTTGCCAAGTTGCACCCTAAACATATCATTACGTTTGACCCAGCCGGGATGTTTGTTTGGATAGGGG TCCACAACCGAACACCAACGGACTGCACTTACATGATCCTCGTCAGCTGGGAGTCACAAGAAGAGACTGGGCTGAGGGAAGCCGGCAGCGATGCCATCATGGCTGACCTAAAGTGTCGAGCTGAGAAGCTGGCATTCCCCTTCAAAGACGCCATCCAGAGCGTGCCAAATGGGACGAGAGCTTG GCACACCCGGCTCTCCTACTGGCCTACCAAGCCCTGGGATAACCACAACGGAAAAGTAACCCTGGCAGGCGATGCAGCGCACCCCATGACGTTCC ACCGAGGCCAAGGCCTAGGCAACGCCATCGCCGATGCGGCCGAGTTCCAGACCTGTTTGTCgtcctccagcaacaaccttGTCGAAGCGGTAGCAAAGTATGAAAAGGAGATGTGGGCGAGGGGTTTTGAGGCGGTAAAGGTGAACTTGGAGAATAGTATCGCGTTGCATGACTGGAagaaggtgttgttgagtCCATTTTACAAGGCTGGTATCAAGAGGGACGCGGAAGTTGGGGTGAGTGAGGAGGGCAAAGTGGACGAGAAGGGGCAAGCGAagggtggcgaggggggGCTGTTTGATGAGTGA
- a CDS encoding hypothetical protein (EggNog:ENOG50KOG1072; COG:J), translating to MDKNDRFLSSDEKLLETGLFSDVVVKCGDKEWKLHKAILCTRSVWFEKALTGQFEEATSSVITIQDFEPEAVEWVIRYIYTGVCDIATLRGPEKMTMTNFVTCFEVHSVADFFALSPLAKIALDTLTAEFDTKLPAIQLQQESCKEWLPELCEAIRLVYEDIPINDTVVTSIRKAFVSFIHTARYYFMKEPRFTKFLDEEAPLLSLDLFRAMRATGDFIAHPLDPYCSFCKNKPSRAEKGYYTHIAPEPHKLTACCSNCAVKKDFPSGMQDWLAKDTRALG from the exons ATGGATAAAAACGATAGATTCCTCTCCTCTGACGAGAAGCTGCTGGAGACCGGGCTATTCTCTGATGTCGTTGTCAAGTGTGGAGACAAAGAGTGGAAGCTTCACAAGGCCATTCTGTG CACCCGCAGTGTCTGGTTCGAGAAGGCCCTGACCGGGCAATTTGAGGAGGCGACCAGCAGTGTTATCACCATCCAGGACTTTGAGCCCGAGGCTGTCGAATGGGTCATCCGGTACATCTACACCGGGGTCTGCGACATTGCCACCCTTCGAGGCCCTGAGAAAATGACCATGACCAACTTTGTCACATGCTTCGAGGTTCATAGCGTCGCCGACTTCTTTGCCCTGAGCCCACTGGCCAAGATTGCTCTCGACACTCTGACCGCTGAGTTCGATACCAAACTCCCCGCCATCCAGCTGCAACAAGAGTCTTGCAAGGAGTGGCTCCCTGAGCTCTGCGAGGCCATCCGCCTGGTCTACGAAGACATTCCCATCAACGACACGGTCGTGACCTCTATTCGCAAGGCGTTCGTGTCATTCATTCACACGGCTCGGTACTATTTCATGAAGGAGCCTCGGTTCACCAAGTTTCTCGATGAGGAAGCCCCGCTGTTGTCTTTGGACTTGTTTCGAGCCATGAGAGCAACGGGAGACTTCATCGCCCACCCGCTAGACCCGTACTGCTCTTTTTGCAAGAACAAGCCCAGCCGAGCAGAGAAGGGCTACTACACCCATATTGCCCCGGAGCCGCACAAGCTCACTGCCTGCTGCTCAAACTGCGCTGTCAAGAAGGACTTTCCCAGCGGCATGCAGGACTGGCTTGCGAAGGATACTCGTGCTTTGGGTTAG
- a CDS encoding hypothetical protein (EggNog:ENOG503NZUC; COG:S): MPPSTHTLTRPFHRLAHLLSRAARAAWYPIHGIWYFLRHPEFYPIFVGRLLPLSIISFLVYFILFTFTFIPQFLLLYIFQGRAGALINTTVLVLGEGLVLIQALFEGLFVDECRVDIFDATLINHGFVDLIAPQRVLFVDAPNSVKMLGKPTSRAEYSPFSWIQIFELVACLPLNLIPYIGTPAFIMITGSRVGKLSHYRWYKLRGIDKKTMKRDLHFKSWDYLWFGTVAMVLQLIPVLSFFFLLTTTSAAAMWAAKMEELSRVRVGRPVTAQDRVEQETDDPVYHDDPV; the protein is encoded by the exons ATGCCGCCCAGTACACACACCTTGACTCGTCCCTTTCACCGCTTGGCGCATCTGCTATCACGCGCCGCCAGGGCCGCTTGGTACCCCATCCACGGCATCTGGTACTTTTTGCGACACCCAGAATTCTACCCCATCTTCGTCGGCCGGCTGCTCCCTCTCTCTATCATATCATTCCTCGTCTACTTTATCTTGTTTACCTTTACTTTTATTCCCCAATTTTTGCTTCTTTACATCTTCCAAGGACGCGCCGGCGCGTTGATAAACACAACCGTCCTCGTGCTGGGAGAGGGTCTGGTGCTGATACAGGCGCTGTTCGAAGGCCTGTTTGTCGACGAATGTCGCGTGGATATTTTCGAT GCCACCTTGATTAACCATGGCTTCGTCGACCTCATTGCGCCGCAGCGCGTCCTCTTCGTCGATGCCCCGAACTCGGTCAAGATGCTAGGCAAACCCACAAGCCGCGCCGAATACTCGCCGTTCAGCTGGATCCAAATCTTCGAGCTCGTCGCCTGCCTTCCCCTCAACCTTATTCCCTACATTGGCACACCCGCCTTCATCATGATAACCGGGTCGCGTGTGGGAAAACTCTCGCACTACCGATGGTACAAGCTGCGTGGAATTGACAAGAAGACCATGAAGAGAGATTTGCATTTCAAGAGCTGGGACTACCTGTGGTTTGGCACAGTGGCTATGGTTCTGCAGCTAATCCCGGTGctgagcttcttctttttgctgaccACCACTTCGGCGGCAGCAATGTGGGCGGCCAAGATGGAAGAGTTGTCTCGTGTGCGGGTGGGTAGGCCAGTCACTGCGCAGGACCGAGTTGAACAGGAAACAGACGACCCGGTGTACCACGATGACCCTGTCTAG
- a CDS encoding hypothetical protein (EggNog:ENOG503P8Q8; COG:S), with protein MLLLAILGAVLPAAVTAMEFFTPPAFGTRGDFSKNPTYVELSTVDLHWSAPPKGLPYSVTLFQMNGTETMGQLEHITRSVVEMTGWRWIVATRKDLDVSNMFMLIIFEEGTSNNLAMSHYFNISRRGEGISNFQQPSETTTKPPTETTVILSPGLSTTTATSDGPGATSDAGGTTKDEFPNQQPAEASPTGLSTSAGIGIGVGATAVLAIGIAIGAYFLGRRRGGANAQVQNAEAVGPIAGSPGQGSGTLHSGASTQAVPPGAYHYAGQYPVEADYYSPKVEMDNRHYIPNTHVHEAFTNENRIELPAQGQRHTELSNRS; from the exons ATGTTGCTCCTTGCCATCCTGGGCGCGGTTCTACCCGCTGCCGTAACGGCGATGGAGTTCTTCACCCCGCCAGCCTTCGGAACCAGGGGCGACTTCAGCAAGAACCCCACCTATGTCGAGTTGTCCACGGTTGATCTCCACTGGAGCGCTCCTCCCAAGGGCTTGCCCTATTCCGTGACGTTGTTCCAGATGAACGGAACCGAGACCATGGGACAGTTGGAGCATATCACCC GCAGTGTCGTGGAAATGACGGGATGGCGGTGGATTGTTGCGACGAGAAAGGACTTGGACGTATCCAACATGTTCATGCTGATCATCTTCGAGGAGGGCACAAGCAATAATCTCGCCATGAGCCACTACTTCAACATTTCGAGACGCGGCGAAGGAATATCCAACTTTCAGCAGCCGTCCGAGACAACCACGAAGCCCCCGACCGAAACCACGGTTATCCTCAGCCCCGGGCTGTCGACgaccacagcaacaagcgACGGGCCTGGAGCAACCTCTGATGCCGGTGGCACAACCAAAGATGAGTTCCCCAACCAGCAACCTGCGGAAGCCAGCCCAACTGGTCTGTCCACCAGTGCTGGCATCGGTATCGGAGTCGGAGCAACAGCTGTTCTCGCCATTGGTATTGCCATTGGTGCGTACTTTCTCGGtcgacggcgaggaggcgcAAACGCGCAGGTTCAAAACGCCGAGGCGGTTGGTCCGATTGCTGGAAGTCCAGGTCAGGGCAGCGGCACACTTCACAGCGGTGCATCGACGCAGGCCGTTCCACCAGGAGCCTATCACTATGCCGGACAGTATCCAGTCGAAGCCGATTATTACAGTCCAAAGGTCGAGATGGATAACCGTCACTATATTCCAAACACACATGTGCATGAGGCGTTTACCAACGAGAATCGAATCGAGCTGCCAGCCCAGGGTCAACGGCACACCGAGCTGAGCAACAGGTCATGA
- a CDS encoding hypothetical protein (EggNog:ENOG503NY33; COG:C): MSSPPLPHLALIGAGITSLTLSIRLSALAIPHTIYEQSASLTELGAGLGFGPNAVRALEYIDPRLVEIFNKTATFVGNPSHQGKELLVQEGKGVDERVWIEFLNGTKQGGGETLKPEFVITTGNGRGHAAVHRGQWLDVLGGLADKERIIFGKRVVDVVCLDGKMRIVFADGTEAGADGVVGCDGVKSKVREVLMGMLGEGRERGKCGYSGKYAYRCLVPWEKAVEAVGDDRAGVSSLWMGLNRHLLTFPVHRQSEQFLNLVAFVTDEDGQMWPQEAPASLTLPATKADALRDFEQAGFSGSVRRLLEMTKERMDKWGLYDVADRPLSKFYFGRIMVIGDAAHASTPHHGSGAGFCMEDISVLGALFEESIAHQSLTVETLEDVFAAFDCQRRERDQWLVNSSRRAADLYQWRIPDFLEPNSFEKMKADIEQRQEHCWGFNVEAAVREAKKHISERLTLHTQS; the protein is encoded by the exons atgtcatccccacccctcccccacctaGCCCTCATCGGAGCAGGCATAACCTCCCTCACACTCTCCATTCGCCTCTCggccctcgccatcccccaCACAATCTACGAGCAATCCGCCTCCTTGACTGAACTCGGCGCAGGTCTCGGCTTTGGTCCCAACGCCGTCCGGGCCTTGGAATACATCGATCCGAGACTAGTAGAGATATTCAACAAAACAGCCACCTTTGTCGGCAACCCTTCCCATCAAGGAAAAGAGTTGCTTGTTCAGGAGGGCAAGGGAGTTGACGAGAGGGTATGGATTGAGTTTCTTAATGGGACTAaacagggaggaggtgaaacGCTGAAGCCAGAGTTCGTGATTACCACTGGGAATGGCAGGGGGCATGCGGCTGTTCATCGGGGGCAGTGGTtggatgttttgggggggttggcggatAAGGAGAGGATAATATTTGGGAAgagggttgttgatgtggtatGTCTTGatgggaagatgaggattGTGTTTGCGGATGGGACCGAGGCGGGGgcggatggggtggtggggtgtgaTGGGGTCAAATCCAAGGTGAGAgaggtgttgatggggatgttgggggaggggagggagagggggaagtgTGGGTACAGTGGGAAGTATGCCTATCGGTGTTTGGTGCCGTGGGAGAAGGCGGTTGAGGCGGTAGGGGATGATAGGGCTGGAGTGTCGAGTTTGTGG ATGGGCCTGAATAGGCATCTGCTGACGTTTCCGGTTCACAGACAGAGCGAACAGTTCTTGAACTTGGTGGCGTTTGTTACGGATGAAGATGGCCAGATGTGGCCTCAAGAGGCGCCAGCCAGCCTGACTCTGCCGGCTACAAAGGCGGATGCACTGAGGGACTTTGAGCAAGCTGGGTTCAGTGGCTCTGTGCGGCGGTTACTGGAGATGACGAAGGAAAGGATGGACAAG TGGGGATTGTATGATGTTGCTGATCGGCCGCTCTCCAAGTTTTATTTCGGCAGGATCATGGTCATTGGAGATGCTGCCCATGCATCGACACCTCACCATGGTTCTGGAGCAGGATTCTGCATGGAGGACATTTCCGTGTTAGGGGCACTATTCGAAGAATCTATCGCCCATCAGTCATTGACGGTCGAGACTTTGGAAGATGTGTTCGCCGCTTTCGATTGTCAAAGGCGTGAGCGAGATCAGTGGCTTGTCAACAGTAGCCGAAGAGCAGCTGATCTTTACCAGTGGCGGATTCCAGACTTTCTGGAGCCGAACAGCTTTGAGAAAATGAAGGCGGACATTGAGCAAAGACAAGAGCACTGCTGGGGGTTTAATGTAGAGGCAGCGGTCAGAGAAGCAAAGAAGCACATCAGTGAAAGGCTGACCCTTCACACACAAAGTTAA
- a CDS encoding hypothetical protein (EggNog:ENOG503P4XK; COG:V), with amino-acid sequence MTQPPTTNNNSHISLTPIEPNLYLGNLESSYSIPTLITHGITAIVSLSGIHHEEWSRPANRKLVPKENHYQFIPCDDSPNQDILCCLGDICDFIDDHIGVPSVQEILAGVKPGDDEENVLAREMGRSRKVLVHCDEGVSRSPAVVAGYLMRRDGRGVRGVMREVRKRRGCVRVNRGFLEQLKVWERVGYKVWEDEEKKVPVEGYKRWLEKRDSRVMGGGCLGDV; translated from the coding sequence ATGACgcaaccacccaccacaaacaacaactcccacatctccctcacccccatcgAACCCAATCTCTACCTCGGCAACCTGGAATCCTCTtactccatccccaccctcatAACCCACggcatcaccgccatcgtCTCCCTGTCCGGCATCCACCACGAGGAATGGTCCCGCCCCGCCAACCGCAAGCTCGTCCCGAAGGAAAACCACTACCAGTTCATCCCCTGCGACGACAGCCCCAACCAAGACATCTTGTGCTGTTTAGGAGACATTTGCGATTTTATCGATGACCATATCGGGGTGCCTTCTGTGCAGGAGATATTAGCGGGTGTTAAAcccggtgatgatgaggagaatgtgctggcgagggagatggggaggagcaggaaggTGCTCGTTCATTGCGATGAAGGGGTGTCGAGGAGtccggcggtggtggcggggtaTTTGATGAGgcgggatgggaggggggtgaggggggtgatgagggaggttaGGAAGCGGAGGGGGTGCGTGAGGGTGAATagggggtttttggagcagctgaaggtttgggagagggtggggtACAAGGtgtgggaggatgaggagaaaaaggtgccggtggaggggtataagaggtggttggagaagagggatagtagggtgatgggggggggttgtttgggggatGTGTGA
- a CDS encoding hypothetical protein (EggNog:ENOG503P4KP; COG:M): MPRTRAIHNYKSCWVAANEFCFVLPTHHFTFNISLHHHHQTFLSNRYQSANMRFPAILSLLSATAAVANNAVPALWDGSCYYPASDPAFNVTSYLGRWYQVAGTIAPYTRNCKCIFAQYGLNDNGSIAVNNSCQAGTRAVNIVGAASPAEPQYGATGVFRVQFPNERPPDCPGPNYIVQDYTGEFSLVQSNNFTTLFILSREQHPDEKVLDAWIARAGLLGSDLSQVVKTDQTDCLYT; encoded by the exons ATGCCGAGAACAAGAGCCATTCACAACTATAAGAGCTGTTGGGTTGCCGCAAACGAATTCTGCTTCGTCCTACCTACTCATCACTTCACATTCAATATCTcacttcaccaccatcatcaaacctTTCTCTCAAACAGATATCAGTCTGCCAACATGCGTTTTcccgccatcctctccctcctctcggCCACCGCTGCCGTGGCCAACAACGCTGTTCCCGCGCTCTGGGATGGCAGCTGCTACTATCCCGCCTCAGATCCTGCCTTCAACGTCACCAGCTACCTCGGCCGCTGGTATCAGGTCGCCGGCACCATCGCTCCCTACACCCGCAACTGCAAGTGCATCTTTGCCCAATACGGCTTGAACGACAACGGCAGTATCGccgtcaacaacagctgccAAGCCGGCACCCGCGCTGTCAACATTGTCGGcgctgcttctcctgctgAGCCTCAGTATGGTGCCACTGGCGTGTTCCGCGTCCAGTTCCCCAACGAGAGACCTCCTGATTGCCCCGGTCCCAACTACATCGTCCAGGACTACACCGGCGAGTTCTCGCTCGTGCAGAGCAACAACTTTACCACCCTGTTCATCTTGAGCAGGGAGCAGCATCCCGATGAGAAGGTTCTTGAT GCCTGGATTGCCCGCGCTGGTCTCCTCGGATCCGACCTTTCTCAGGTTGTCAAGACGGACCAGACTGACTGCCTCTATACTTGA
- a CDS encoding hypothetical protein (COG:S; EggNog:ENOG503P5JR) has product MKLSLQLIRTTFTSRGLARPFVLLVHVNQRSITPQTSSFFTLSSSRSHSHRPSSSSSTTTTTHHSTHSIHATMQISCQCTSISFPITCPLLDLYHCHCLECQKQSSSAFGTSAIFPSSSFTIPTEMQSKLSKWTRSTKEGRTMDCYFCRECGCRIYHHIREADGTLRGTVSVKGGVIEGLEWKGSKHIYTRSAVVAIPEGAERFDAAPGEMVGRGVESK; this is encoded by the coding sequence ATGAAGCTCTCACTACAGCTAATCCGCACAACTTTCACATCCCGGGGCTTGGCGCGCCCTTTCGTCTTGCTAGTCCATGTTAATCAACGCTCTATTACCCCGCAAACATCCTCCTTTTTCACCCTCTCATCCTCTCGCAGTCACTCGCAtcgcccatcatcatcatcatcaacaacaacaacaacccaccactcCACTCACTCCATCCACGCCACAATGCAAATATCCTGCCAATgcacctccatctccttccccATAACATGccccctccttgacctctACCACTGCCACTGCCTTGAATGCCAAAAgcaatcctcctccgccttcggTACCTCAGCCatcttcccctcttcctcgttcACCATCCCGACCGAGATGCAATCCAAACTGTCAAAGTGGACACGCTCAACCAAAGAAGGCAGAACGATGGACTGTTACTTTTGCAGGGAATGCGGGTGCCGGATCTACCACCATATCCGTGAAGCTGATGGGACGCTCAGGGGTACTGTTTCTGTCAAGGGAGGGGTGATTGAGGGTTTGGAGTGGAAAGGGTCAAAACATATTTACACGAGGAGCGCGGTGGTGGCGATACCTGAGGGTGCTGAGAGGTTTGATGCGGCGCCGGGGGAGATGGTTGGACGGGGGGTGGAATCAAAGTAG
- a CDS encoding hypothetical protein (EggNog:ENOG503PY5R) translates to MKANFLPVIALLLTPALAAPFAEPEAETEFTPMARDMTPRAAFNEAEVFAFAPPASCKVLNCISVISSAVCVANAIDDDDYKAILKCAKKDQLCGCAGCFSKLNGFLEKWGIC, encoded by the exons ATGAAGGCCAACTTCCTCCCTGTCATTGCCCTGCTCCTCAcccccgccctcgccgcTCCCTTTGCCGAGCCCGAGGCCGAGACCGAGTTCACCCCCATGGCCAGGGACATGACTCCCCGCGCCGCCTTCAACGAAGCCGAAG TCTTCGCCTTCGCCCCTCCGGCCTCCTGCAAGGTCCTGAACTGCATCAGCGTCATCAGCTCGGCCGTCTGCGTCGCCAACGCCATCGACGATGATGACTACAAGGCTATCCTCAAGTGCGCTAAGAAGGACCAG CTGTGCGGCTGCGCTGGCTGCTTCAGCAAGCTCAATGGCTTCTTGGAGAAGTGGGGGATCTGCTAA
- a CDS encoding hypothetical protein (COG:C; EggNog:ENOG503P0JE), translated as MVTITPTSSLAGDVLLFEVPAPRDEKWVAQLQERYPGLEIRWHTSELTMMPKPLPDEVYDGVTLLVGFMPHPAEKLPKVRYVQLMSAGADRWITNDLYKNPNVTFCTANGTHAPQIAEWVIGTWLMANHQFLSYAEQQKKGTWNRQPSLYIEDSPGLRMGILGYGAIGRHCARLGQGLGMEVYAYTRSEKATPEARKDDSYVVPGTGDPDGLIPAKWYHGSSKESINEFLAQDLDLLVISLPLTDATKYIISKEQFDILAKKKTFVSNIARGQHINTDDLIEALKEGKIRGAALDVADPEPLTDGHPLWSAPNVFITPHVSWQTPHLFQRIQAVVERNLEGLGGQKPTLINVMNKTHGY; from the exons ATGGTAACCATTACCCCCACAAGCTCCCTAGCCGGAGACGTTCTACTCTTTGAGGTGCCAGCGCCACGGGACGAGAAATGGGTCGCTCAGCTCCAGGAACGATACCCTGGGCTGGAGATTCGGTGGCACACGTCTGAGTTGACCATGATGCCAAAGCCCCTACCGGATGAGGTGTACGATGGAGTTACTTTGTTGGTCGGGTTCATGCCTCACCCGGCCGAAAAGCTGCCCAAAGTCAGATATGTCCAGCTCATGTCTGCCGGAGCCGACAGGTGGATCACCAACGACCTCTACAAGAACCCCAATGTCACCTTCTGCACCGCCAATGGGACCCACGC GCCCCAAATCGCAGAATGGGTCATTGGCACCTGGCTCATGGCAAACCACCAATTCCTCAGCTACGCCGAGCAACAAAAGAAGGGTACCTGGAACCGTCAGCCATCCCTCTACATTGAAGACTCGCCCGGCCTACGGATGGGAATCCTGGGGTACGGTGCCATTGGCAGGCACTGCGCGCGGCTAGGCCAGGGTCTGGGAATGGAAGTCTACGCCTACACCCGCAGCGAAAAAGCCACGCCCGAGGCAAGAAAGGACGACAGTTACGTTGTCCCCGGAACAGGAGATCCCGACGGTCTGATCCCGGCTAAATGGTATCACGGCTCCTCCAAGGAGTCAATCAACGAGTTCCTCGCCCAGGACCTTGATCTGCTGGTCATCAGCCTGCCTCTGACAGACGCGACCAAGTacatcatcagcaaagaACAGTTTGATATTTTGGCCAAGAAAAAGACTTTTGTGTCAAATATTGCCCGGGGTCAGCATATCAACACGGATGATTTGATTGAAGCCTTGAAGGAAGGGAAGATCAGGGGTGCGGCACTCGATGTGGCGGACCCTGAGCCACTTACAGACGGCCACCCGCTTTGGAGCGCGCCCAATGTGTTTATCACGCCTCATGTCAGCTGGCAGACACCCCATCTGTTCCAGCGCATCCAGGCGGTTGTTGAGAGGAacttggaggggttgggcgGGCAGAAACCAACGTTGATCAATGTCATGAACAAGACGCACGGGTATTGA